Proteins encoded by one window of Kribbella italica:
- a CDS encoding fructosamine kinase family protein, whose amino-acid sequence MTAPPAAFVKRRLDAPPGFFEVEAAGLRWLAVPGGVPVAPPLEFTATSMTTPHLDTVPPTGAAADEFGRLLAVTHAAGARWYGVPPDGWDTDGFIGTIELPHSLRPLDTWGAFYANLRLRPYLRTAYDVGTIDGAHLKVFERLCHKLEAGAYDDPAERPSRLHGDLWSGNVVWCADGVHLIDPAAHGGHRETDLAMLALFGMPQVERVLRAYDEAHPLADGWRERVDLHRLHPLLTHVVMFGAAYVPRALAVAHHY is encoded by the coding sequence ATGACCGCCCCGCCCGCCGCGTTCGTGAAGCGCCGGCTCGACGCTCCGCCGGGATTCTTCGAGGTCGAGGCCGCCGGGCTGCGCTGGCTGGCCGTGCCCGGCGGAGTCCCGGTCGCGCCGCCGCTCGAGTTCACCGCGACCAGCATGACCACGCCGCACCTGGACACCGTCCCGCCGACCGGTGCCGCCGCCGACGAGTTCGGCCGGCTCCTGGCCGTCACGCACGCCGCGGGTGCCCGCTGGTACGGCGTACCGCCGGACGGCTGGGACACCGACGGCTTCATCGGCACGATCGAGCTGCCGCACAGCCTGCGGCCGCTGGACACGTGGGGCGCGTTCTACGCCAACCTGCGGCTCCGCCCGTACCTGCGGACGGCGTACGACGTCGGCACGATCGACGGCGCTCACCTGAAGGTGTTCGAGCGGCTGTGCCACAAGCTGGAGGCCGGCGCGTACGACGACCCGGCGGAGCGCCCCAGCCGCCTGCACGGCGACCTATGGTCCGGCAACGTCGTCTGGTGCGCCGACGGCGTCCACCTGATCGACCCGGCCGCTCACGGTGGTCACCGGGAGACGGACCTGGCCATGCTCGCGCTGTTCGGCATGCCGCAGGTGGAGCGAGTCCTGCGCGCGTACGACGAGGCGCACCCGCTGGCGGACGGCTGGCGCGAGCGGGTCGACCTGCACCGGCTGCATCCGCTCCTGACCCACGTGGTGATGTTCGGCGCCGCCTATGTGCCGCGCGCGCTGGCGGTGGCTCACCACTACTAA
- a CDS encoding VOC family protein: MTQVAEQPGSTAGRLGSVVLDCPDPLELARFYSTLFGLEIDEHGDDDWRSLSGPGSTLGFSSLAFRRSEDYVPATWPGTDALELHLDLIVEDLSSGHAAVVALGAEPLDPVDAPPAENARGWRVYADPAGHPFRICLE; this comes from the coding sequence ATGACGCAGGTGGCAGAGCAGCCGGGCAGTACCGCCGGGCGGCTCGGCTCGGTGGTGCTGGACTGCCCGGACCCACTCGAGCTCGCCCGGTTCTACTCGACGCTGTTCGGTCTGGAGATCGACGAGCACGGTGACGACGACTGGCGCAGCCTCAGCGGCCCCGGTTCGACGCTCGGCTTCTCGTCGCTCGCCTTCCGGCGCTCGGAAGACTACGTACCGGCCACCTGGCCGGGCACCGACGCCCTCGAGCTTCACCTCGACCTGATCGTCGAGGACCTGTCCAGCGGTCACGCGGCCGTCGTCGCCCTCGGCGCCGAGCCGCTCGACCCGGTCGACGCCCCGCCGGCCGAGAACGCCCGCGGCTGGCGCGTGTACGCCGACCCGGCCGGTCACCCGTTCCGGATCTGCCTGGAGTGA
- a CDS encoding phytanoyl-CoA dioxygenase family protein, which translates to MTSTASEIAAYERDGYVVFRDVLDPELIKEVNGHVAWLQARHPDVRPEQLGHVFLRDDPFWVWLVSDPRLLEIATLFVGLDLALFASHYISKPPYSGQPVLWHQDAAFWPLDPMRVVTLWLAVDHSTPRNGCVRVIPGSHLEPVLAMRDNTSVESVLGKEIAVEVDESRAVDMVLAPGDVEVHHPNIVHGSNANTSPDRRCGLTIRYIPTSTRITDPEVPYPSAFHLQGSPGVNTYQPRPPYVEGRDYPFAGSADWA; encoded by the coding sequence ATGACCTCCACAGCCAGCGAGATCGCGGCGTACGAGCGGGACGGGTACGTCGTGTTCCGCGACGTGCTCGATCCGGAGCTGATCAAGGAAGTGAACGGCCATGTCGCCTGGCTGCAGGCCCGGCATCCCGACGTACGGCCCGAGCAGCTCGGGCACGTGTTCCTCCGCGACGACCCGTTCTGGGTGTGGCTCGTGAGCGACCCGCGGCTGCTGGAGATCGCCACGCTCTTCGTCGGGCTGGACCTCGCGTTGTTCGCGTCGCACTACATCTCCAAGCCGCCGTACTCCGGGCAGCCGGTGCTCTGGCACCAGGACGCGGCGTTCTGGCCGCTCGACCCGATGCGCGTGGTGACGCTGTGGCTCGCCGTCGACCACTCGACTCCGCGCAACGGTTGCGTCCGCGTGATCCCCGGCAGCCATCTCGAGCCGGTGCTGGCGATGCGCGACAACACCAGCGTGGAGAGCGTTCTCGGGAAGGAGATCGCGGTCGAGGTCGACGAGTCGCGGGCCGTCGACATGGTGCTCGCGCCGGGGGACGTCGAGGTGCACCACCCGAACATCGTGCACGGCAGCAACGCGAACACGTCGCCGGACCGGCGGTGCGGACTGACGATCCGCTACATCCCGACCTCGACCCGGATCACCGACCCCGAGGTCCCGTACCCGAGCGCGTTCCACCTGCAGGGCTCCCCCGGCGTCAACACCTACCAGCCCCGCCCGCCGTACGTCGAAGGCCGCGACTACCCGTTCGCCGGCAGCGCGGACTGGGCCTAG